A section of the Lodderomyces beijingensis strain CBS 14171 genome assembly, chromosome: 2 genome encodes:
- a CDS encoding mitochondrial 37S ribosomal protein bS6m, whose amino-acid sequence MYYELFAIARITDPLHVTKEATKIASTVGKLILNNRGVIRDITSLGARPLPKIVSREQERHFQGYNFIIGFDSSSNVQAQLLRTLRKDPRILRASMKKHDLTKSLNPGTSLEQALR is encoded by the coding sequence ATGTACTACGAACTATTTGCTATAGCCCGTATCACGGATCCGTTGCATGTTACAAAGGAAGCCACCAAGATTGCCTCGACAGTTGgtaagttgatcttgaacaacagagGCGTCATCAGGGACATAACGAGCTTAGGCGCAAGACCACTACCCAAGATAGTCTCcagagaacaagaacggCACTTTCAAGGAtacaacttcatcatcggGTTTGATTCCTCGAGTAATGTGCAAGCGCAATTGTTGAGAACATTGCGAAAAGACCCGAGAATCCTAAGGGCCAGTATGAAGAAACacgacttgaccaagagtTTGAATCCGGGGACATCTTTGGAACAGGCCCTTAGGTGA